The following coding sequences lie in one Nitratireductor mangrovi genomic window:
- a CDS encoding VOC family protein, with amino-acid sequence MNAFVPQNAVVWAEIPVTDMDRAKAFYATVLQNELTEQNDGPNPMAVFAAGDKEAIAGHLYPGKPAAHGTGNTIHLAVAAPLEAALERVTASGGSVISPVIAIPAGRFAYCLDPDGNSIGLFSS; translated from the coding sequence ATGAACGCTTTCGTGCCCCAAAACGCCGTCGTATGGGCCGAGATCCCCGTGACCGACATGGACCGCGCCAAGGCGTTCTATGCGACCGTGCTGCAGAACGAGTTGACCGAGCAGAACGATGGCCCGAACCCGATGGCGGTCTTTGCTGCCGGGGACAAGGAGGCGATTGCGGGCCATCTCTATCCGGGCAAACCTGCGGCCCACGGCACCGGCAACACCATCCATCTCGCCGTGGCGGCGCCTCTGGAAGCGGCGCTCGAGCGGGTCACGGCCAGCGGTGGCAGCGTGATTTCGCCGGTGATCGCCATTCCGGCCGGCCGCTTTGCCTATTGTCTCGATCCCGACGGCAACAGCATCGGTCTGTTCAGTTCGTGA
- a CDS encoding DJ-1/PfpI family protein: protein MTPEKAIGFVFIDRFADWEYGFLSASAVEWFGARVTAMTPGGRSVISASGFEMKALRGLGPADADGLDALAVIGSDGWTARDVPDLSGLFEAVSGRGGVVGGICAGTLPMARAGLFDGRLHTSNGRVWIADHLATYRGQGHYRDVPHAVADGNIISAPGTAPASFALAFLGALYPGAAAQLEQMRALFAAEHVSREAQTEMHS, encoded by the coding sequence ATGACTCCGGAAAAGGCGATCGGCTTCGTGTTCATCGACCGGTTCGCTGACTGGGAGTATGGTTTCCTCTCCGCTTCCGCGGTCGAATGGTTCGGCGCGCGCGTGACGGCGATGACGCCGGGCGGTAGATCGGTGATCTCGGCGTCCGGCTTTGAAATGAAGGCCTTGCGCGGCCTTGGTCCTGCCGACGCGGACGGCCTCGACGCGCTGGCGGTAATCGGTTCCGATGGTTGGACGGCGCGCGACGTGCCCGACCTGTCAGGCCTGTTCGAAGCGGTCTCCGGGCGCGGCGGTGTGGTCGGCGGCATCTGCGCCGGAACTTTGCCGATGGCGCGAGCCGGACTGTTCGATGGTCGCCTCCACACAAGCAACGGCCGGGTCTGGATCGCCGACCACCTAGCCACCTATCGCGGCCAGGGTCACTACCGCGACGTGCCGCACGCGGTCGCCGACGGCAACATCATCTCCGCGCCCGGCACGGCGCCGGCGAGTTTCGCGCTGGCCTTTCTCGGAGCACTCTATCCGGGGGCGGCTGCCCAACTGGAGCAGATGCGAGCCCTCTTCGCGGCGGAACACGTCTCGCGCGAGGCTCAAACGGAAATGCACTCCTGA
- a CDS encoding SDR family NAD(P)-dependent oxidoreductase, translated as MPLDGKIAIVTGAAGGIGYAIAERFLREKARVLIADIDPEKGGKAEADLSPLGEVRFVKADVGKRLDVHNLVAAAIDGFGDIDILVNNAGIVHGADLLDLKEEDFDRVLDVNLKGTFLTGQAVARYMVDKVKSGGTPGAIVNMSSINAVFAIANQVPYSVSKGGVNQLTKAMALSLAPHGIRVNAIGPGSIMTEMLASVNADPAARNRILSRTPMGRIGEPSEIASIAAFLASDDASYITGQTIYADGGRLPLNYTVPVKHD; from the coding sequence ATGCCGCTTGACGGAAAAATCGCCATCGTGACCGGTGCCGCGGGCGGCATCGGCTACGCCATCGCCGAGCGCTTTCTGCGCGAAAAGGCCAGGGTACTGATTGCGGACATCGATCCGGAGAAAGGCGGCAAGGCAGAGGCAGACCTCTCGCCGCTTGGTGAGGTGCGGTTCGTCAAGGCGGATGTGGGCAAGCGCCTCGACGTGCACAATCTGGTCGCTGCGGCGATCGACGGGTTTGGAGATATCGACATCCTCGTCAACAATGCCGGCATCGTGCATGGCGCCGATCTTCTCGACCTCAAGGAAGAGGATTTCGACCGTGTCCTCGACGTCAATTTGAAGGGTACCTTTCTGACCGGGCAGGCGGTGGCCCGCTACATGGTCGACAAGGTCAAGAGCGGCGGGACACCCGGCGCTATCGTCAACATGTCGTCGATCAACGCCGTGTTCGCGATCGCCAACCAGGTGCCCTACTCGGTCTCCAAGGGAGGTGTGAACCAGTTGACCAAGGCGATGGCGCTATCCTTGGCGCCGCACGGAATCCGGGTCAATGCCATCGGTCCAGGTTCGATCATGACGGAAATGCTGGCCAGCGTGAATGCCGACCCGGCTGCGCGCAACCGCATCCTGTCGCGCACGCCGATGGGCCGCATCGGGGAACCGTCGGAAATCGCTTCGATCGCGGCCTTTCTGGCTTCCGACGATGCCAGCTACATCACCGGCCAGACCATCTATGCCGATGGCGGCCGTCTGCCGCTCAACTACACGGTGCCGGTAAAGCACGACTGA
- a CDS encoding propionyl-CoA synthetase, producing MASRYREVYDSWKRNPDAFWAEAAKAIDWVSPPEQIFDAAAGVYGRWFPDATCNTCFNAVDRHVEGGRADQIALIHDSPITGRKKNFTFAQLKAEVEALAAVISDQDVTKGDRVIIYMPMVPEAAFAMLACARLGVVHSVVFGGFAAKELATRIDDAQPKLIITASCGIEPGRVIAYKPLFDAAIEMARHKVDGCIVLQRPEQQCELTEGRDVDYAGAVEAAKSAGREIPCVTVKATDPLYVLYTSGTTGQPKGVVRDNGGHMVMLKWSMDNQFGVAPGEVFWAASDVGWVVGHSYIVYAPLLHGCTTVLFEGKPVGTPDAGTFWRVISEHGVVALFTAPTAFRAIKGQDPQGEFVGRYDLSTFRTLFLAGERADPETIKWAEQKLEVPVIDHWWQTETGAPISNNPVGLGMLPVKYGSPAVPMPGYDMRVLDDAGHEVGHGKLGNVVVKLPLPPGCLPTLWNADQRFRSAYLEEFPGYYKTADAGYVDDDGYLFIMARTDDIINVAGHRLSTGGMEEVVAEHPDVAECAVIGIADAMKGQVPCGFVVLNAGVAREPADIEREVVALVRDKIGPVAAFKSVVTVKRLPKTRSGKILRGTMQKIADKEAWNMPATIDDPAILDEITTALNDKGIGI from the coding sequence ATGGCTTCGCGCTATCGGGAGGTTTACGACAGCTGGAAGAGGAATCCGGACGCCTTCTGGGCCGAAGCGGCGAAGGCAATCGACTGGGTTTCGCCGCCTGAACAAATCTTCGACGCCGCAGCCGGGGTCTATGGACGCTGGTTCCCCGATGCGACCTGCAACACCTGCTTCAATGCCGTCGACCGCCATGTCGAAGGTGGGCGCGCCGACCAGATCGCCCTGATCCACGACAGCCCCATCACCGGCCGCAAGAAAAACTTCACATTCGCGCAGCTGAAGGCCGAGGTCGAGGCGCTGGCCGCGGTGATCTCGGATCAGGACGTGACGAAAGGTGACCGGGTCATCATCTACATGCCGATGGTGCCGGAGGCGGCGTTCGCGATGCTCGCCTGCGCGCGGCTTGGTGTCGTGCATTCGGTCGTGTTCGGAGGCTTCGCGGCCAAGGAACTGGCAACGCGCATCGACGACGCGCAACCGAAACTCATCATCACCGCCTCCTGCGGCATCGAGCCGGGCCGGGTCATCGCCTACAAGCCGCTCTTCGACGCTGCGATCGAGATGGCGCGCCACAAGGTCGACGGCTGCATCGTGTTGCAACGGCCGGAGCAGCAATGTGAACTGACCGAGGGCCGCGACGTCGACTACGCCGGGGCGGTTGAGGCGGCGAAATCCGCTGGGCGCGAAATACCGTGCGTGACAGTGAAGGCCACCGACCCGCTCTATGTGCTCTACACCTCCGGCACGACCGGCCAGCCCAAGGGCGTGGTGCGCGACAATGGCGGCCACATGGTCATGCTGAAATGGTCGATGGACAACCAGTTCGGCGTCGCCCCGGGCGAGGTGTTCTGGGCCGCATCCGACGTCGGCTGGGTGGTTGGCCATTCCTACATCGTCTATGCGCCACTGCTGCACGGCTGCACGACGGTGCTGTTCGAGGGCAAGCCGGTCGGCACGCCCGACGCGGGCACCTTCTGGCGGGTGATTTCCGAGCACGGCGTTGTCGCCCTGTTCACGGCGCCGACGGCCTTCCGCGCCATCAAGGGCCAGGATCCCCAGGGCGAGTTCGTCGGAAGATACGACCTGTCGACGTTCCGCACCCTGTTCCTGGCCGGAGAGCGCGCCGACCCGGAAACGATCAAATGGGCCGAGCAGAAGCTCGAGGTGCCGGTGATCGACCATTGGTGGCAGACCGAGACCGGGGCCCCGATCTCCAACAATCCGGTCGGGCTCGGCATGCTGCCGGTCAAGTACGGCTCGCCGGCGGTGCCGATGCCGGGATACGACATGCGGGTGCTCGACGATGCCGGACACGAGGTCGGGCACGGCAAGCTCGGCAATGTGGTCGTCAAGCTGCCGCTGCCGCCGGGCTGCCTGCCGACCCTGTGGAACGCCGACCAGCGCTTCAGGAGCGCCTATCTCGAGGAGTTCCCTGGCTATTACAAGACGGCTGACGCCGGCTATGTCGATGATGACGGCTACCTCTTCATCATGGCGCGCACCGACGACATCATCAATGTCGCCGGGCACAGGCTTTCGACCGGCGGCATGGAGGAGGTGGTCGCCGAACATCCTGATGTCGCCGAATGTGCGGTTATCGGCATCGCCGACGCGATGAAGGGACAGGTGCCCTGCGGCTTCGTGGTGCTCAATGCCGGAGTGGCGCGCGAGCCTGCCGACATCGAGCGCGAGGTGGTGGCGCTGGTGCGCGACAAGATCGGTCCCGTCGCCGCGTTCAAGTCGGTGGTGACGGTGAAGCGGCTGCCGAAGACGCGCTCGGGCAAGATCCTGCGCGGGACGATGCAAAAGATCGCCGACAAGGAAGCCTGGAACATGCCGGCGACGATCGACGATCCCGCGATCCTCGACGAGATCACGACGGCGCTGAACGACAAGGGTATCGGCATCTGA
- a CDS encoding SGNH/GDSL hydrolase family protein, with the protein MSRLLPLLSWIALPVYAWQGLAVRRRTERLTPPEGASLHTIPGRGEPVRLLVIGDSSAASVGIDDPAYGLAARLAHGINLETGRPVAWRAAGFNSATSGQLRDHVVPNLAAEPWSHIVVSVGTNDVKNFHTVGRFKKEFGGLLYAIRAKWPLARIVWSPVIDMTRVPALPSALGRILEIRAQAINAMGIRLCHERGALPATRLPIIDPAGFSSDGFHASRAGYQAWADHALSFLMGTDEVTAGEEGPVAFDHPPHG; encoded by the coding sequence ATGTCTCGACTGCTGCCGCTCCTCTCCTGGATTGCCTTGCCGGTCTACGCCTGGCAGGGACTGGCCGTCAGGCGACGGACCGAGCGGCTGACGCCACCAGAAGGGGCGTCCCTACACACAATCCCGGGCCGCGGCGAGCCGGTGCGGCTGCTGGTGATCGGCGATTCCTCGGCCGCCTCGGTGGGGATCGACGATCCCGCCTACGGGCTGGCGGCCCGGTTGGCTCATGGGATCAACCTCGAAACCGGACGCCCGGTCGCCTGGCGCGCAGCCGGCTTCAACTCGGCGACCTCGGGCCAGTTGCGCGACCACGTCGTGCCCAACCTCGCCGCCGAGCCATGGTCCCATATCGTCGTTTCCGTCGGCACCAATGACGTCAAGAATTTCCACACGGTCGGGCGCTTCAAGAAAGAGTTCGGCGGACTGCTCTACGCCATTCGGGCCAAGTGGCCGCTGGCGCGCATCGTGTGGTCGCCGGTGATCGACATGACGCGGGTGCCGGCCTTGCCTTCAGCGCTCGGCCGTATCCTCGAAATCCGGGCGCAGGCGATCAACGCGATGGGCATACGGCTTTGCCACGAGCGCGGCGCGCTGCCTGCGACACGGCTGCCGATCATCGATCCGGCGGGATTTTCGAGCGACGGCTTTCACGCCTCCAGGGCGGGCTATCAAGCCTGGGCGGATCACGCGCTGTCCTTCCTAATGGGCACGGACGAGGTGACCGCCGGCGAAGAAGGGCCGGTCGCGTTCGATCATCCCCCGCACGGGTGA
- a CDS encoding fructose bisphosphate aldolase — protein sequence MGETLADNTQAMAEQVANKDGFIAALDQSGGSTPKALKLYGVEEGSWSNEAEMFDLIHQMRARIITSPAFSGDKVMGAILFEQTMDRDIVGTPTAQYLWDKRGVVPFLKVDKGLAEEKDGVKLMKPMPGLDALLERAAAKGVFGTKMRSVIDAANPAGIAAIVGQQFEIARQILGHGLVPIIEPEVTISIADKAEAEDILLAEIKKHLDGVPAGRQVMLKLTLPTKPNLYKPLIDDPRVMRVVALSGGYSRDEANAKLKQNAGMIASFSRALTEGLSARQSDAEFNAALASAIDSIFEASRAS from the coding sequence ATGGGCGAAACGCTCGCAGACAACACGCAAGCCATGGCCGAGCAGGTCGCAAACAAGGACGGGTTTATTGCGGCCCTCGACCAGTCCGGCGGTTCGACGCCGAAAGCTCTGAAGCTTTACGGTGTAGAAGAAGGCTCCTGGTCGAACGAGGCGGAGATGTTCGACCTCATTCACCAGATGCGTGCGAGGATCATCACCTCGCCGGCCTTCAGCGGCGACAAGGTGATGGGCGCGATCCTGTTCGAACAGACTATGGACCGTGATATCGTTGGTACGCCGACCGCTCAATATCTTTGGGACAAGCGCGGGGTCGTGCCGTTCCTCAAGGTCGACAAGGGGCTCGCGGAGGAAAAGGACGGCGTCAAGCTGATGAAGCCGATGCCGGGCCTCGATGCGCTGCTCGAGCGCGCGGCGGCGAAGGGCGTCTTCGGCACCAAGATGCGCTCCGTGATCGATGCGGCGAACCCCGCGGGGATTGCCGCCATCGTCGGACAGCAGTTCGAAATTGCCCGGCAGATCCTTGGCCATGGCCTGGTGCCGATCATCGAGCCGGAGGTCACGATCTCGATCGCCGACAAGGCGGAAGCCGAGGACATCCTGCTGGCCGAAATCAAAAAACATCTCGACGGCGTGCCGGCGGGCCGGCAGGTCATGCTAAAGCTGACACTGCCGACCAAGCCGAACCTCTACAAGCCGCTGATCGACGACCCGCGGGTGATGCGGGTGGTTGCGCTGTCGGGCGGATATTCCCGTGACGAGGCGAATGCGAAGCTGAAGCAAAATGCGGGCATGATCGCGAGCTTCTCGCGCGCCTTGACGGAGGGGCTGTCGGCACGGCAGAGCGACGCCGAGTTCAACGCCGCCTTGGCTTCCGCGATTGACAGCATTTTCGAGGCCTCCCGCGCCAGTTGA
- a CDS encoding phosphoglycerate kinase, giving the protein MPAFKTLDDLGDIAGKRVLVRVDLNVPMKDGKVTDTTRIERVAPTILELSDKGAKVILLAHFGRPKGTPAPEMSLAPIAGATEATLDRRVHFAADCIGDKAAAAVSAMAGGDILLLENTRFHAGEEKNDPDFVAALAANGDIYVNDAFSAAHRAHASTEGLAHRLPAFAGRTMQAELEALQKGLGDPARPVAAIVGGAKVSTKIDLLMNLVKKVDALVIGGGMANTFLAARGTNVGKSLCEHDLAATAKQIMVEAASAGCAIVLPVDGVVAREFKTGAESEVVDIDAIPSDAMVLDVGPKTVDAVTGWIERAATLVWNGPLGAFEIAPFDAATVAAAKFAAAQTEDGRLVSVAGGGDTVAALNHAGVADDFTYVSTAGGAFLEWMEGKPLPGVEVLTS; this is encoded by the coding sequence ATGCCGGCATTCAAGACCCTCGATGACCTCGGCGATATCGCCGGCAAGCGCGTGCTGGTGCGCGTCGACCTGAACGTGCCGATGAAGGACGGCAAGGTCACCGACACGACGCGCATCGAGCGCGTGGCGCCGACGATCCTCGAACTGTCCGACAAGGGCGCAAAGGTGATCCTGCTGGCGCATTTCGGCCGGCCGAAAGGCACGCCGGCACCGGAGATGTCTTTGGCGCCGATCGCCGGAGCCACCGAGGCCACGCTCGACCGCCGGGTGCACTTTGCCGCCGACTGCATTGGCGACAAGGCCGCGGCCGCAGTTTCGGCGATGGCCGGCGGCGACATCCTGCTCCTGGAAAACACACGCTTTCATGCCGGCGAGGAGAAAAACGATCCCGATTTTGTCGCAGCACTGGCGGCCAATGGCGACATCTATGTCAACGATGCGTTTTCCGCCGCGCATCGCGCCCACGCATCGACCGAAGGACTGGCGCACCGGTTGCCGGCCTTTGCCGGACGTACCATGCAGGCCGAACTCGAAGCGCTGCAAAAGGGGCTCGGCGACCCGGCACGTCCCGTGGCGGCGATCGTCGGTGGGGCCAAGGTCTCGACCAAGATCGACCTTTTGATGAACCTGGTGAAGAAGGTCGACGCGCTGGTGATCGGCGGCGGCATGGCCAACACCTTTCTGGCGGCGCGCGGCACGAATGTCGGCAAGTCCTTGTGCGAGCACGATCTTGCTGCGACCGCGAAGCAGATCATGGTCGAGGCGGCTTCGGCAGGCTGCGCCATCGTCTTGCCGGTCGACGGCGTTGTGGCGCGCGAGTTCAAGACCGGTGCCGAGAGCGAGGTCGTCGACATCGACGCCATTCCTTCCGACGCGATGGTGCTCGATGTGGGCCCGAAAACGGTCGATGCCGTCACCGGCTGGATCGAGCGCGCGGCGACGCTGGTCTGGAACGGCCCGCTGGGCGCCTTCGAGATCGCGCCCTTCGACGCGGCCACGGTGGCGGCAGCCAAGTTCGCCGCCGCACAAACGGAAGACGGCCGGCTGGTCTCGGTGGCGGGTGGCGGCGATACCGTCGCCGCACTCAACCATGCCGGCGTTGCCGACGATTTCACCTATGTCTCGACTGCTGGAGGCGCGTTCCTGGAATGGATGGAAGGCAAGCCGCTGCCGGGCGTCGAGGTATTGACGAGCTGA
- a CDS encoding potassium/proton antiporter — protein sequence MEGVYVVVLVGTALILAAAFSSLIAFRFGAPLLLLFLGIGLAAGVDGLGINFDNAQVAYFVSSLALAVILFDSGFGTRLASFRQAAGPALSLATVGVALTTALFGVAAHYLTDLSWSASFLLGAAVASTDAAAVFFLLRAGNLHIRDRVRSTLEVESGSNDPIAIFLTITFVSLVATGLDPEADVLMVDILVGFAVQMGLGLAAGVTGGFVIARLVERLTLDRGLLPIFTITLSLLLFGLAGAVGGSGFLAVYVAGLIAGNSGVRSEAHLKQFQDGITWLAQIIMFLVLGLFATPSEFPAIALPAVGLGLFLIFIARPVAVWLCLAPFRFTRAETAFVSWVGLRGAVSILLALTPFLEGLTVGSVIFNTAFIVVLVSLIVQGWTIGPLARRLGLVIPARTGPLDKVELELPGAAHHELLAYRVVAGSPVATGVRIPRWARPSLVVREGRSMTYQYAGRLEADDHVYIFVSDRYPRLLDRLFASRAELDPEDAEFFGAFAIDATRPAADLDAAYGLGLTEAEAAMPIIDLMRLRLGGNAEYADRVTIGPVELIVRDVDEKGAITEVGLSFEPHSDAPKIPVFLSAGEIRDRILDWLRNWRERRRARRLRQADKPKPGGAGDHDDADEVILPR from the coding sequence ATGGAAGGCGTTTACGTGGTGGTTCTGGTCGGCACAGCGCTGATCCTTGCCGCCGCCTTTTCCAGCCTGATCGCCTTCCGCTTCGGCGCCCCGCTGCTGCTGCTCTTCCTCGGCATCGGCCTTGCCGCCGGGGTCGACGGCCTCGGCATCAATTTCGACAATGCGCAGGTCGCCTATTTCGTCAGTTCGCTGGCGCTGGCCGTCATCCTGTTCGATTCCGGGTTCGGCACCAGGCTGGCCTCCTTCCGCCAGGCTGCGGGGCCGGCGCTGTCGCTGGCGACTGTGGGCGTGGCGCTGACCACGGCGCTGTTCGGGGTGGCCGCACATTATTTGACCGACCTCAGCTGGAGCGCATCCTTCCTGTTGGGAGCCGCCGTCGCCTCGACCGACGCCGCGGCCGTGTTCTTCCTGCTGCGGGCCGGCAATCTGCACATCCGTGACCGCGTGCGCTCGACACTGGAGGTCGAATCGGGTTCGAATGACCCGATTGCCATCTTCCTGACCATCACCTTCGTCTCGCTCGTGGCGACGGGGCTCGACCCCGAGGCCGATGTGCTGATGGTCGATATTCTGGTCGGTTTTGCTGTCCAGATGGGACTTGGCCTTGCCGCCGGCGTCACCGGCGGTTTCGTCATCGCGAGGCTGGTCGAGCGGCTGACGCTCGATCGCGGGCTGCTGCCGATCTTCACCATCACGCTGTCGCTGCTCCTGTTCGGGCTCGCCGGCGCGGTCGGCGGGTCGGGGTTCCTCGCCGTCTATGTGGCGGGACTGATCGCCGGCAATTCCGGCGTGCGTTCGGAAGCGCATCTCAAGCAGTTTCAGGACGGCATCACCTGGCTTGCGCAGATCATCATGTTCCTGGTGCTCGGGCTGTTTGCGACGCCGTCGGAGTTCCCTGCGATCGCGCTGCCGGCCGTAGGGCTCGGCCTGTTCCTGATCTTCATCGCGCGGCCGGTGGCGGTGTGGCTGTGCCTGGCGCCTTTCCGCTTCACCCGCGCGGAGACGGCCTTCGTGTCCTGGGTCGGCCTTCGCGGCGCCGTCTCGATCCTTCTGGCGCTGACACCCTTCCTGGAGGGGCTCACGGTTGGCAGCGTCATCTTCAACACGGCCTTCATCGTGGTGCTGGTATCGCTGATCGTGCAGGGCTGGACGATCGGGCCACTGGCGCGGCGCCTGGGACTTGTCATTCCGGCGCGTACCGGGCCGCTCGACAAGGTCGAGCTCGAACTGCCAGGTGCCGCCCATCACGAGCTTCTCGCCTACCGTGTGGTTGCTGGCAGTCCGGTCGCGACCGGTGTGCGCATTCCACGCTGGGCGCGCCCGTCGCTGGTTGTGCGCGAGGGGCGTTCGATGACCTATCAATATGCCGGACGGCTGGAAGCGGACGACCATGTCTATATCTTCGTCTCCGACCGCTACCCGCGCCTGCTCGACCGGCTGTTCGCCAGCCGGGCCGAGCTCGATCCCGAGGACGCGGAATTCTTCGGTGCCTTTGCGATCGACGCCACCCGACCGGCGGCCGATCTCGACGCCGCCTACGGGCTCGGCCTGACCGAGGCGGAAGCGGCGATGCCGATCATCGATCTGATGCGCCTGCGGCTCGGCGGCAATGCCGAATATGCCGACCGCGTCACCATCGGCCCTGTCGAGCTGATCGTGCGCGACGTCGACGAGAAGGGCGCGATCACCGAGGTGGGGCTGTCCTTCGAGCCGCATTCGGACGCGCCGAAGATCCCGGTCTTCCTGAGCGCGGGCGAGATCCGCGACCGTATCCTCGACTGGCTGCGCAACTGGCGTGAACGCCGTCGCGCGCGCCGACTGCGGCAGGCTGACAAGCCGAAGCCAGGCGGTGCGGGCGATCATGACGATGCCGACGAGGTGATTTTGCCGAGATAG
- the gap gene encoding type I glyceraldehyde-3-phosphate dehydrogenase: protein MTVKVAINGFGRIGRNVVRAIYESGRKDIDVVAVNDLGPVETNAHLLRYDSVHGRFPSEVSVSGDTINVGSDSFKVLAERDPAKLPWGELGIDIVLECTGIFTSKDKASAHLTAGAKRVVVSAPADGADLTVVYGVNHDKLTKDHVVISNASCTTNCLAPVAKVVNDAFGIEKGFMTTVHSYTGDQPTLDTMHKDLYRARAAAMSMIPTSTGAAKAVGLVLPELQGKLDGVSIRVPTPNVSVIDFKFVSKKTVSVDEVNAALVAAAEGPLKGILAYTKEPLVSIDLNHNPASSTFALDQTKVIEGNLVRVMSWYDNEWGFSNRMADTTAAFAKTL, encoded by the coding sequence ATGACCGTAAAAGTCGCCATCAACGGATTTGGCCGCATCGGCCGGAATGTCGTGCGGGCCATCTATGAGTCGGGCCGCAAGGACATCGACGTCGTGGCCGTCAACGACCTCGGCCCGGTCGAGACCAATGCGCATCTGCTGCGCTACGACAGCGTGCACGGCCGCTTTCCTTCCGAGGTCTCGGTTTCCGGCGACACGATCAATGTCGGCAGCGATTCCTTCAAGGTGCTGGCCGAACGCGACCCGGCCAAGCTGCCCTGGGGCGAACTCGGCATCGACATCGTGCTGGAATGCACCGGCATCTTCACGTCCAAGGACAAGGCCTCGGCGCATCTGACCGCCGGCGCAAAGCGCGTCGTGGTGTCGGCACCGGCCGACGGTGCCGACCTGACGGTGGTCTATGGCGTCAATCACGACAAGCTGACCAAGGACCATGTCGTTATCTCGAATGCATCCTGCACGACCAACTGCCTGGCCCCGGTCGCCAAGGTCGTCAATGACGCGTTCGGCATCGAAAAGGGCTTCATGACCACGGTGCATTCCTATACGGGCGACCAGCCGACGCTCGATACCATGCACAAGGATCTCTACCGTGCCCGTGCGGCGGCGATGTCGATGATCCCGACGTCGACCGGCGCGGCCAAGGCGGTCGGCCTGGTGCTGCCGGAGCTTCAGGGCAAGCTCGACGGCGTTTCGATCCGCGTGCCGACGCCGAACGTCTCGGTGATCGACTTCAAGTTCGTTTCGAAGAAGACGGTCAGCGTCGACGAGGTCAACGCCGCGCTGGTCGCGGCAGCCGAGGGGCCGCTCAAGGGCATCCTCGCCTATACCAAGGAGCCGCTGGTCTCGATCGACCTCAACCACAACCCGGCGTCGTCGACCTTCGCCCTCGACCAGACCAAGGTCATCGAGGGCAATCTGGTTCGGGTGATGTCGTGGTACGACAATGAATGGGGCTTTTCGAACCGCATGGCCGATACCACGGCGGCGTTCGCCAAGACGCTCTGA